The following proteins are co-located in the Sphingomonas donggukensis genome:
- the fliE gene encoding flagellar hook-basal body complex protein FliE — protein MSGIDGVGGAMGIDRVLALRSQIMERNQALSRAASEAGASAPAIGAPAAKGPVSFADTLGEALKSVNESQARAGDLSAQYERGETIDIAKVMLARQQASVGFEATLQVRNKLLSAYKDIMSMPV, from the coding sequence ATGAGCGGGATCGACGGGGTGGGCGGTGCGATGGGCATCGACCGGGTGCTGGCGCTGCGCAGCCAGATCATGGAACGCAACCAGGCGCTCAGCCGCGCGGCTTCCGAAGCCGGCGCCAGTGCGCCCGCGATCGGCGCGCCGGCCGCAAAGGGCCCGGTCAGCTTTGCCGACACGCTCGGCGAGGCGCTGAAATCGGTCAACGAAAGCCAGGCGCGTGCCGGCGATCTTTCCGCCCAGTACGAGCGCGGCGAGACCATCGACATCGCCAAAGTCATGCTCGCCCGCCAGCAGGCGTCGGTCGGGTTCGAAGCCACCCTCCAGGTCCGCAACAAGCTGTTGTCTGCGTACAAGGACATCATGAGCATGCCGGTGTAA
- a CDS encoding FliH/SctL family protein, whose protein sequence is MSFLPGFASRHDAAAAALGAAFALPAAFETRDLTARPKPRGFAPQGEAGPRHFAPRDPDANPTEGWDPLDPSLDQAGDPKGFVDPVAAAHAAGHAEGYAAALAEAAADAGRDAALAAALGTALGQGIAFDRDRIARQMRQTVLLLVARLVGDVGVSAELLAGRIESAVDILADSAESALLRLHPDDVALVEGRLPKTLFPVGDAAIARGSFVLESASTIVEDGPDQWLAQLTAAIDRVAVPAC, encoded by the coding sequence ATGAGCTTCCTCCCCGGTTTCGCCAGCCGCCACGATGCCGCCGCTGCCGCGCTCGGTGCCGCCTTCGCGCTGCCCGCTGCGTTCGAGACGCGCGACCTGACCGCTCGTCCCAAGCCGCGCGGCTTCGCGCCGCAGGGGGAAGCCGGCCCGCGCCATTTCGCGCCGCGCGATCCCGACGCCAACCCGACCGAGGGCTGGGATCCGCTCGATCCCTCGCTCGACCAGGCCGGCGATCCCAAGGGCTTCGTCGATCCGGTCGCCGCCGCCCACGCCGCGGGGCACGCGGAGGGCTATGCCGCCGCGCTTGCCGAGGCCGCCGCCGACGCCGGGCGTGACGCGGCACTCGCCGCCGCACTCGGTACCGCGCTGGGGCAGGGGATCGCGTTCGACCGCGACCGGATCGCGCGGCAGATGCGCCAGACGGTGCTGCTGCTCGTCGCGCGGCTGGTCGGCGACGTCGGCGTGTCCGCCGAGCTGCTCGCGGGCCGCATCGAATCCGCGGTCGATATCCTCGCCGACTCCGCCGAAAGCGCGCTGCTGCGCCTCCATCCCGACGATGTCGCGCTGGTCGAGGGGCGGCTGCCCAAGACGCTGTTCCCGGTCGGCGACGCAGCGATCGCGCGCGGCAGCTTCGTGCTCGAAAGCGCGTCGACCATCGTCGAGGACGGCCCCGACCAGTGGCTCGCGCAGCTGACTGCCGCGATCGACCGGGTTGCCGTGCCCGCATGCTGA
- a CDS encoding flagellar hook-length control protein FliK, with the protein MIQLSTLPSPGAIDTARPAGSPLATTSDFALALAQLAAPGAAAVTPALVAPSPVMGDDALQAVADPGKPLPVIATGDVARFVPPPAVVPVSGTRALELTVVEPPAPDAPVTVEAEPVAAVPGKPRPTVTPDIVFVTPLDPGTPAPVAPVVITTTTPRQGAPLPRPMTQPVALGADPETIATVSSEPVPAALAAPDTLAPETPRAPRSRDRKPAQVAVAASGPSMGKDQPTTEAVATPTRRKRVDAAAGIAPPTPEAPTVAGPPPVVPTPPVSPAMEVSSAKPDGAAMVIGGKAPIPDTALVVEPASPPPSGAPTSQPTAPSAAPPIDIAAPASDPKSRPVTDPRAPVQSHEVSPSNTPVPTPERPDVPAPAAVAASPALSAVIGRPVPGEPTPAAVARPRVAATPTQPSVAPAPVIMASIAPPTAAPSVVVPASTSVITMPTIEPTAHAPAIAARAPSFEPAAPVQVTVVAPATPPAAISAPQVASQAFAAAIFEAERPAARVRRDDPLADLADAFPLAGIAAPVASLPHALAPTAPVPVAHVDTARAEWIGAMIDHIETLQGENGVGETRIRLSPDALGTVDVAVSRDDSGTVQVRLTSDNPHARALLTEAAPRLADMAESRGLRMGGASVDTHAQPQSQGQSDARQPQAPTPATPPRPRRAAANDDTDTTTDSRLA; encoded by the coding sequence ATGATCCAGCTTTCGACCCTGCCGTCACCGGGCGCGATAGACACCGCCCGCCCCGCCGGGTCTCCCCTTGCCACCACCAGCGATTTCGCGCTCGCGCTCGCCCAGTTGGCAGCGCCGGGCGCAGCCGCCGTGACGCCGGCGCTCGTAGCGCCATCGCCCGTTATGGGCGACGACGCCCTGCAAGCCGTTGCCGACCCCGGCAAGCCGTTGCCGGTGATCGCGACCGGCGACGTCGCCCGCTTCGTGCCGCCGCCGGCGGTGGTGCCGGTATCGGGCACGCGTGCGCTCGAGTTGACGGTCGTCGAGCCGCCAGCGCCCGACGCGCCGGTGACCGTCGAGGCAGAACCTGTCGCCGCAGTGCCCGGAAAACCACGGCCAACGGTGACCCCCGATATCGTCTTCGTCACGCCGCTCGACCCGGGTACGCCGGCCCCGGTCGCGCCCGTCGTCATCACCACCACCACGCCCCGGCAGGGCGCGCCGCTGCCGCGCCCGATGACGCAGCCCGTCGCGCTCGGTGCCGACCCTGAAACGATCGCCACAGTTTCGAGTGAACCGGTGCCCGCTGCGCTCGCTGCGCCCGACACGCTGGCTCCGGAAACGCCCCGCGCACCCCGGAGCCGCGATCGCAAACCCGCGCAGGTCGCTGTTGCCGCGTCGGGACCGTCGATGGGCAAGGATCAGCCGACCACCGAGGCCGTCGCAACCCCGACGCGTCGCAAGCGTGTCGATGCTGCTGCCGGCATCGCGCCGCCGACGCCTGAAGCGCCCACCGTCGCCGGACCGCCACCCGTCGTTCCGACACCGCCCGTCTCGCCGGCGATGGAGGTCAGCTCCGCCAAACCCGACGGGGCTGCAATGGTCATTGGCGGCAAGGCGCCAATCCCCGACACAGCCCTTGTCGTCGAGCCGGCCAGCCCGCCACCGAGCGGCGCGCCGACATCGCAGCCTACCGCGCCATCCGCCGCGCCGCCGATCGACATCGCAGCACCGGCTAGCGACCCGAAATCCCGACCGGTGACCGACCCGCGCGCGCCGGTGCAGTCGCACGAGGTGTCGCCGTCGAATACGCCTGTCCCGACGCCGGAGCGCCCCGACGTGCCGGCCCCTGCCGCAGTCGCAGCGTCGCCTGCGCTTTCGGCAGTGATCGGACGCCCCGTGCCCGGAGAGCCGACGCCCGCTGCCGTTGCACGCCCGCGTGTCGCCGCGACGCCGACCCAACCCTCCGTGGCCCCGGCGCCCGTCATCATGGCGTCGATCGCGCCGCCGACCGCTGCCCCGTCGGTCGTCGTGCCCGCCAGCACGTCGGTAATTACAATGCCGACGATCGAACCCACCGCCCACGCCCCAGCGATAGCGGCGCGCGCGCCCTCGTTCGAACCGGCTGCTCCGGTGCAGGTGACGGTCGTCGCACCCGCAACCCCGCCGGCAGCCATCAGCGCACCGCAAGTCGCGAGCCAGGCATTCGCCGCCGCGATCTTCGAAGCCGAACGCCCCGCCGCGCGTGTCCGGCGCGACGATCCGCTTGCCGATCTCGCCGACGCGTTCCCGCTGGCGGGTATCGCCGCGCCGGTCGCATCGTTGCCGCATGCCCTGGCGCCGACGGCTCCCGTGCCGGTGGCGCACGTCGACACCGCCCGCGCCGAATGGATCGGCGCGATGATCGACCATATCGAGACGCTGCAGGGGGAGAACGGCGTGGGCGAGACGCGCATCCGCCTGTCGCCCGACGCGCTCGGCACCGTGGACGTCGCGGTCAGCCGCGACGACAGCGGCACCGTGCAGGTCCGCCTGACCAGCGACAATCCGCACGCCCGCGCGCTGCTGACCGAAGCCGCGCCGCGCCTTGCCGATATGGCCGAATCGCGCGGTCTTCGCATGGGCGGCGCCAGCGTCGATACGCACGCGCAGCCTCAGTCGCAGGGCCAAAGCGACGCGCGCCAGCCACAGGCGCCGACGCCCGCCACGCCGCCGCGCCCGCGCCGCGCCGCCGCCAACGACGACACCGACACCACCACCGATTCGCGCCTTGCGTGA
- a CDS encoding flagellin produces the protein MTVIGTNIGSLRAANASTMANNALNSSMERLSTGKRINSAKDDAAGLAIASSMTAQIRGMNQGVRNSNDGIALAQTADGALGEVTNMLQRIRELAVQSASDTYSSDDRANMKTEVDALTTQIGAIVTNTQFNGKALFGADTSGVGDGTETTKKIQTGANAADTVDLTIGDLSDLVGLTVTIDTDADTANGALSEIDGYLKTVNDVRAGLGAAQSQLQAAVNNTTANVTNLTDARSRIEDTDFSSETAALAKAQILSQASTAMLSQANQSQQGVLSLLR, from the coding sequence ATGACTGTTATCGGAACCAACATCGGCTCGCTTCGCGCCGCAAACGCCTCGACGATGGCGAACAACGCGCTGAATTCGAGCATGGAGCGCCTGTCGACCGGCAAGCGCATCAACTCGGCCAAGGACGACGCCGCCGGCCTCGCCATCGCTTCGTCGATGACCGCGCAGATCCGCGGCATGAACCAGGGCGTGCGCAACTCGAACGACGGCATCGCTCTCGCGCAGACCGCCGACGGTGCGCTCGGCGAAGTCACCAACATGCTGCAGCGTATCCGCGAACTGGCCGTCCAGTCGGCGTCGGACACCTACAGCAGCGACGACCGCGCCAACATGAAGACCGAAGTCGACGCGCTCACCACGCAGATCGGCGCTATCGTCACCAACACGCAGTTCAACGGCAAGGCGCTGTTCGGCGCGGACACGTCCGGCGTGGGTGACGGCACCGAGACGACCAAGAAGATCCAGACCGGCGCCAACGCCGCCGACACCGTCGATCTGACGATCGGCGACCTGTCGGACCTGGTCGGCCTGACGGTCACCATCGACACCGACGCCGACACGGCGAACGGCGCGCTGAGCGAGATCGACGGCTATCTGAAGACGGTCAACGACGTCCGCGCCGGCCTGGGTGCTGCCCAGAGCCAGCTGCAGGCAGCGGTCAACAACACGACGGCGAACGTCACCAACCTGACCGACGCTCGCAGCCGCATCGAGGACACCGACTTCTCGTCCGAAACCGCAGCACTCGCCAAGGCCCAGATCCTGAGCCAGGCGTCGACCGCGATGCTGTCGCAGGCCAACCAGAGCCAGCAGGGCGTCCTCTCGCTGCTGCGCTAA
- the fliG gene encoding flagellar motor switch protein FliG translates to MMLVGDEEAAAILQKLDPEEVRLLGKAMFAVADVSEHEVEDVLDDFVGHARARTDIGFDPRPKIEGMMTRALGQDKADSVLARITPPEAQCQIDLLDWLDANEIANLIEEEHPQVAALIIANLDAGVAAQVLEILPEAIQPDILHRVAKLGPITPEAVETLKAMLSSRVGNGGGGSGGAAVQLGGTKEAAKIMQSARKATEARVMPKLHKIDKDVAKAIEEAMFVFDNLLDLDDKNLGVLIRNIDSDTLVRALKGVDESVRTRFLGCMSSRAADGIRDEMESRGPMRLSEVLESQKVVIGIARGLAKDGTIIMGGGEDDYV, encoded by the coding sequence ATGATGCTCGTCGGCGACGAGGAGGCGGCGGCGATCCTGCAGAAGCTGGATCCCGAGGAAGTCCGCCTGCTCGGCAAGGCGATGTTCGCGGTCGCCGACGTCAGCGAACATGAGGTGGAGGACGTGCTCGACGATTTCGTCGGCCATGCCCGCGCCCGCACCGACATCGGCTTTGATCCGCGTCCGAAGATCGAGGGCATGATGACCCGCGCGCTCGGCCAGGACAAGGCCGACAGCGTGCTCGCCCGTATCACCCCGCCCGAGGCGCAGTGCCAGATCGACCTGCTCGACTGGCTCGACGCGAACGAGATCGCGAACCTGATCGAGGAGGAACATCCCCAGGTCGCGGCGCTCATCATCGCCAACCTCGATGCCGGGGTGGCGGCGCAGGTGCTCGAAATCCTGCCGGAAGCGATCCAGCCCGACATCCTCCACCGCGTCGCGAAACTGGGGCCGATCACGCCCGAGGCGGTCGAGACGCTGAAGGCCATGCTGTCGAGCCGCGTCGGCAACGGCGGCGGGGGCAGCGGCGGTGCCGCGGTCCAGCTCGGTGGCACGAAGGAAGCCGCCAAGATCATGCAGTCGGCGCGCAAGGCGACCGAGGCGCGCGTGATGCCCAAGCTCCACAAGATCGACAAGGATGTGGCCAAGGCGATCGAGGAGGCGATGTTCGTCTTCGACAACCTGCTCGACCTCGACGACAAGAACCTGGGCGTCCTCATCCGCAACATCGACAGCGACACGCTGGTCCGCGCGCTGAAGGGCGTCGACGAAAGCGTCCGCACCCGCTTCCTCGGCTGCATGTCGAGCCGCGCCGCCGACGGCATCCGCGACGAGATGGAAAGCCGCGGGCCGATGCGCCTGTCCGAAGTGCTCGAATCGCAGAAGGTCGTCATCGGCATCGCCCGCGGCCTCGCCAAGGATGGCACGATCATCATGGGCGGGGGCGAGGACGATTATGTTTGA
- a CDS encoding FliI/YscN family ATPase — MLNVFAERYLDDLGVRDFAPRPRVSGRLSSYDGLLMEAIGLSLPVGTVCSVGDTVEAEVIGFRSGKTLLMNLGGPAALLPNAPVRPIGPPGEAEVGAALLGRVVDGAGKPIDGQGPIRGAQRWPLAGKLQSPLDRGRVLQPMDVGVRAINGLLTIGQGQRVGIMAGSGVGKSVLLGMIVRAAKADVVVVGLIGERSREVADFLETKVFGEARARSVVVAVPANHSPVLRIRGALRATAIAEAFRAEGKNVLLIMDSLTRVAHAGREIGLALGEPASARGYPPSAIAMLPNLIERAGTCALTGGAITAIYTVLADGDDGNDPVVDSARSILDGHIVLNRALAERGVYPAIDIGPSVSRVMTDIVPRQHQHAARILRRHLATYEENRDLVLMGAYRAGADPAIDAAIAYHGAVMDYVRQDADQVVGLEEAVTELTGVFGDG; from the coding sequence ATGCTGAACGTCTTCGCGGAACGCTATCTCGACGATCTGGGCGTGCGCGACTTCGCGCCCCGTCCCCGCGTGTCGGGGCGACTGTCGTCCTACGATGGCTTGCTGATGGAGGCGATCGGCCTGTCGCTGCCGGTCGGCACGGTCTGTTCGGTCGGCGACACGGTGGAAGCGGAGGTGATCGGCTTCCGCAGCGGCAAGACGTTGCTGATGAACCTCGGCGGCCCCGCCGCTCTCCTGCCCAACGCGCCCGTCCGTCCGATCGGCCCGCCCGGAGAGGCGGAGGTCGGCGCGGCGCTGCTCGGGCGCGTGGTCGATGGTGCCGGCAAACCGATCGACGGGCAGGGGCCGATCCGCGGTGCCCAACGCTGGCCGCTCGCGGGCAAGCTCCAGTCCCCGCTCGACCGCGGCCGCGTGCTCCAGCCGATGGACGTCGGCGTGCGCGCGATCAACGGGCTGCTCACCATCGGCCAGGGCCAGCGCGTCGGCATCATGGCCGGCTCGGGCGTCGGCAAGTCGGTGCTGCTCGGCATGATCGTCCGCGCAGCCAAGGCCGACGTGGTCGTCGTCGGCCTGATCGGCGAGCGCAGCCGCGAAGTCGCCGATTTCCTCGAAACCAAGGTGTTCGGCGAAGCGCGCGCGCGCAGCGTAGTCGTCGCCGTCCCCGCCAACCATTCGCCCGTGCTGCGCATCCGCGGCGCGCTGCGCGCCACCGCCATTGCCGAGGCGTTCCGTGCCGAGGGCAAGAACGTCCTGCTCATCATGGATTCGCTGACCCGTGTTGCTCATGCCGGTCGCGAGATCGGGCTGGCGCTCGGCGAGCCCGCGTCCGCGCGCGGATACCCGCCGTCGGCAATCGCGATGCTGCCCAATCTGATCGAGCGCGCCGGCACCTGCGCGCTGACCGGGGGCGCGATCACCGCGATCTACACCGTGCTGGCCGACGGCGACGACGGCAACGACCCGGTCGTCGATTCGGCGCGCTCGATCCTTGACGGGCACATCGTTCTGAACCGCGCGCTGGCCGAACGCGGCGTCTATCCCGCGATCGACATCGGCCCGTCCGTCAGCCGCGTGATGACCGATATCGTGCCGCGCCAGCATCAGCACGCCGCCCGCATCCTGCGCCGTCATCTGGCGACGTATGAGGAAAACCGCGACCTCGTTCTGATGGGCGCTTACCGCGCCGGCGCCGACCCCGCGATCGACGCCGCCATCGCCTATCACGGCGCGGTGATGGATTATGTTCGCCAGGATGCGGACCAGGTCGTCGGGCTGGAGGAAGCGGTGACCGAGCTGACCGGCGTCTTCGGCGATGGCTGA
- a CDS encoding sigma-54 interaction domain-containing protein yields the protein MVSLFPSAAVLRQKYALVSGLRAQGFAIGSFETGKPTPGDLFLIADGETPPVAGRTLVMGEGDPHAVPFKDGNPARLTFSAENAALGAGFATAMLRPNAPVAADPESLALYTLAERIAASNITVLIGGPTGTGKEVLARAIHNGSPRADGPFIAINCAALPETMLEAMLFGHVKGSFTGASSGGEGFFRAANGGTLLLDEIAEMPLGLQAKLLRALQEREVVPIGATHAEKIDVRVIACANRDLQSEVAAGRFRADLYYRLSVFPLSTRALADRRGDIPALAAAMIVRHAGDRAFLPWLSGDALDMLVRHDWPGNVRELENVIQRALLLARGDTIEIGDIIFDRPSHVPERLFEERLDEGEQTLGKVVQMSEFAAIRETLAACGGSRIETAKRLGISERTLRYRLAKAREQGDAIVAPHDRKASA from the coding sequence ATGGTGTCACTCTTCCCATCGGCCGCTGTGCTCCGCCAGAAATATGCGCTGGTCTCCGGACTGCGTGCGCAGGGCTTCGCGATCGGCTCGTTCGAGACCGGCAAGCCGACGCCGGGCGACCTGTTCCTGATCGCCGACGGAGAGACGCCGCCCGTCGCCGGTCGCACGCTGGTGATGGGGGAGGGCGATCCCCACGCGGTCCCGTTCAAGGACGGCAATCCCGCCCGCCTGACCTTTTCCGCCGAGAACGCGGCACTCGGCGCCGGCTTCGCCACCGCGATGCTGCGCCCGAACGCGCCGGTCGCCGCCGATCCCGAGAGCCTGGCGCTCTACACGCTCGCCGAGCGGATCGCCGCGTCGAACATCACCGTCCTGATCGGCGGCCCGACCGGCACCGGCAAGGAAGTGCTCGCCCGCGCCATCCACAACGGATCGCCGCGCGCCGACGGCCCATTCATCGCCATCAACTGCGCCGCGCTGCCCGAGACGATGCTGGAAGCGATGCTGTTCGGCCATGTGAAAGGCAGCTTCACCGGCGCGTCTTCGGGGGGCGAGGGCTTCTTCCGCGCCGCGAACGGCGGGACTTTGCTGCTCGACGAGATCGCCGAGATGCCGCTCGGCCTGCAGGCCAAGCTACTGCGCGCGCTGCAGGAGCGCGAAGTCGTGCCGATCGGCGCGACCCATGCCGAGAAGATCGACGTCCGCGTCATCGCCTGCGCCAACCGCGACTTGCAGAGCGAAGTCGCCGCCGGCCGCTTCCGCGCCGATCTCTACTACCGCCTTTCGGTCTTCCCGCTCTCGACCCGCGCGCTGGCCGATCGCCGCGGCGATATCCCGGCGCTCGCCGCCGCGATGATCGTCCGTCACGCCGGCGACCGTGCGTTCCTGCCGTGGCTGTCGGGCGATGCGCTCGACATGCTGGTGCGCCATGACTGGCCGGGCAACGTCCGCGAGCTGGAGAATGTGATCCAGCGCGCGCTGCTTCTGGCACGCGGCGACACGATCGAAATCGGCGACATCATCTTCGATCGTCCCAGCCACGTCCCCGAGCGCCTGTTCGAGGAGCGGCTGGACGAGGGCGAGCAGACGCTGGGCAAGGTCGTCCAGATGAGCGAATTCGCCGCGATCCGCGAGACGCTGGCCGCGTGCGGCGGCAGCCGGATCGAAACCGCAAAGCGCCTCGGTATCTCGGAGCGCACGTTGCGCTACCGCCTCGCCAAGGCGCGCGAACAGGGCGACGCGATCGTCGCCCCGCATGACCGGAAGGCTTCAGCATGA
- the fliF gene encoding flagellar basal-body MS-ring/collar protein FliF: protein MATQLANIPATGTPATGFANPLVQARGFLSQPAVKRALPMIFMVGLIAAAALAWATMRTPPQKVLFPGLGDADKAAVMQALDTANIDNAVDDTGSITVGDDDYHKARMLLAGQDLPKAAPGGYALLDQLPMGVSRAVEGERVKQARETEIARSIQELDAVAEARVHLATPESTVFVRDQAAPTASVVLKLQPGRALSDAQTRSIVNLVAASVPGMKPDAVTIVDQMGTLLSKSTDGSGGGESDKRIEIQRRVEEKVRAQIAQLLTPLVGAGNFTAEVQADVNLDETQATRESYEKQGTVRAEQGSWTGNQPGAGGQPGGIPGALSNTAPAASTLATPATGGAQPAPNGQTTPAGPVTDAMKQSDSFARSYDLGKEISVSRSAPGEIKRLSVAVLLRDPDKGRRTAMEIQQITGLVQAAVGFNAQRQDQVNVISKKFSSPLDAAAEPAWYQAEWVPMVLRNATALVIALLVLLLGVRPLAKALMKKRDDAPAGARLAFANPNADPRSPGAPIDPNAPVSIEMLDSTRNYDDRVGLVRGFTRENPARAALAVRDMIKAGDGQ from the coding sequence ATGGCCACGCAACTCGCCAACATCCCCGCAACGGGCACGCCCGCCACCGGTTTCGCCAATCCGCTCGTCCAGGCGCGCGGGTTCCTGTCGCAGCCCGCGGTCAAGCGCGCGCTGCCGATGATCTTCATGGTCGGCCTGATCGCCGCCGCCGCGCTAGCGTGGGCGACGATGCGTACCCCGCCGCAGAAGGTGCTGTTCCCCGGCCTCGGCGATGCCGACAAGGCCGCGGTGATGCAGGCGCTCGATACTGCCAATATCGACAATGCGGTCGACGACACCGGATCGATCACCGTCGGCGACGACGATTATCACAAGGCGCGGATGCTGCTCGCCGGACAGGACCTGCCGAAGGCGGCGCCGGGCGGCTATGCGCTGCTCGACCAGCTGCCGATGGGTGTGTCCCGCGCGGTCGAGGGCGAGCGCGTCAAGCAGGCGCGCGAAACCGAGATCGCGCGGTCGATCCAGGAACTCGACGCCGTTGCCGAAGCGCGCGTCCATCTCGCTACCCCTGAATCCACCGTGTTCGTGCGCGACCAGGCCGCGCCCACCGCGTCGGTGGTGCTGAAGCTCCAGCCCGGCCGCGCCTTGAGCGACGCGCAGACCCGCTCGATCGTCAACCTCGTCGCTGCATCGGTGCCGGGGATGAAGCCCGATGCGGTCACGATCGTCGACCAGATGGGCACGCTGCTCAGCAAGTCGACCGACGGCTCGGGCGGCGGCGAGAGCGACAAGCGCATCGAGATCCAGCGCCGCGTCGAGGAAAAGGTACGCGCCCAGATCGCCCAGCTGCTGACGCCCTTGGTCGGCGCCGGCAACTTCACCGCGGAGGTGCAGGCCGACGTCAATCTCGACGAGACCCAGGCGACGCGCGAAAGCTACGAGAAGCAGGGCACCGTGCGCGCCGAACAGGGCAGCTGGACCGGCAATCAGCCCGGCGCCGGCGGCCAGCCGGGCGGCATCCCCGGTGCACTCAGCAACACCGCGCCGGCTGCCTCGACGCTTGCGACGCCGGCGACCGGCGGCGCCCAGCCTGCGCCCAACGGCCAGACGACGCCCGCCGGCCCGGTGACCGACGCGATGAAACAGTCGGACAGCTTCGCCCGCTCCTACGACCTCGGCAAGGAAATCTCGGTCAGCCGCTCGGCGCCCGGCGAGATCAAGCGCCTGTCGGTCGCGGTCCTGCTGCGCGATCCCGACAAGGGCCGTCGTACCGCGATGGAGATCCAGCAGATCACGGGCCTCGTCCAGGCGGCGGTCGGCTTTAATGCCCAGCGCCAGGACCAGGTGAACGTCATCTCGAAGAAGTTCTCGAGTCCGCTGGACGCCGCGGCGGAGCCGGCCTGGTATCAGGCCGAATGGGTGCCGATGGTGCTGCGCAACGCCACCGCGCTCGTCATCGCGCTACTCGTGCTGCTGCTCGGCGTGCGTCCGCTCGCCAAGGCGCTGATGAAGAAGCGCGACGATGCGCCCGCCGGTGCCCGCCTCGCCTTCGCCAACCCCAACGCCGATCCGCGCAGCCCCGGCGCGCCGATCGATCCCAATGCGCCGGTGTCGATCGAGATGCTCGACAGCACCCGCAACTACGACGACCGCGTGGGGCTGGTGCGTGGCTTCACCCGGGAGAACCCGGCGCGGGCGGCGCTTGCCGTGCGCGACATGATCAAGGCGGGGGACGGCCAGTGA
- a CDS encoding flagellar basal body-associated FliL family protein, with the protein MSDKTKTDTAETPKKKGKLVKLLMMGVGLIALVGGGVGAGLYAASSGLIGGGHAAEGAAEADTPRLVPKAEEKRASAAGSEGGEGGGEGAAAEGEGEGAAKAESHAGLPTPKGAGGDKYASTYYTIEKEFTSNLKESVHFIQVGLAVSTPYDDRVIDNLKTHEIAVRSAVLMTLGDTDEDTVFTNDGKQQLQRRLAQSINGVLKQKEGFGGVGNVYFTNFVVQ; encoded by the coding sequence ATGAGCGACAAGACCAAGACCGACACCGCCGAAACCCCGAAGAAGAAGGGCAAGCTGGTCAAGCTGCTGATGATGGGCGTCGGCCTGATCGCGCTGGTCGGCGGGGGCGTCGGCGCCGGTCTCTATGCCGCGTCGAGTGGCCTGATCGGTGGCGGCCATGCGGCGGAGGGCGCCGCCGAAGCCGATACCCCGCGGCTGGTGCCCAAGGCCGAGGAGAAGCGCGCGTCTGCCGCCGGCTCTGAAGGCGGCGAGGGCGGCGGCGAGGGTGCGGCGGCAGAGGGCGAAGGGGAGGGCGCGGCCAAGGCCGAATCGCACGCCGGCCTGCCGACGCCAAAGGGGGCGGGCGGCGACAAATACGCCTCCACCTACTACACCATCGAAAAGGAGTTCACGTCGAACCTGAAGGAAAGCGTGCACTTCATCCAGGTCGGGCTGGCCGTCTCCACGCCCTACGACGACCGCGTCATCGACAATCTGAAGACCCATGAGATCGCGGTGCGCTCCGCGGTGCTGATGACGCTCGGCGACACCGACGAGGATACGGTTTTCACCAACGACGGCAAGCAGCAATTGCAGCGCCGGCTGGCCCAATCGATCAACGGCGTGCTGAAGCAGAAAGAAGGATTCGGCGGCGTTGGTAACGTCTACTTTACCAATTTCGTTGTTCAGTGA